Below is a window of Sulfurisphaera ohwakuensis DNA.
TATAGCGTATAGTTCATCATCTGGAACGTAGCCAGTGAAAACTACTTTGTCTTTAACGTTAACCTGCTCGGCTAAGGTTTGCAATTTCTTAGCCCATACATTAGCTTTTCCAGTACCCAAAGCTCCACTAGTGAAGCTACCATTTCCAACTAAAAGTAATTTAGCATTATTTACATATTTCATTGCTTGTATAGCCACATCCTGGCTTTTCATAGGATCCATTCTAGCTACTACTGTAACTATCTTATCATCTCCTTTTATTCCATATTTTTCTTTAACTTTCTCAACTTCTTGTCTTGATGCTTTCCTATATTCTTGAGGATCTATGAAGGGGTAAACTTGCTTTACTCTTCCTTTAATTCCTGCCCTTAACATACCTTCTAAATCCCTTTTTGTACTTACTATAACACCATCAAAACCTTCAAAAGTTCTAATTAGAAATTCTCTCATCTTATGCGATAAATATTCTGGGACAAATGGTATATGATACCATAAAACAGCGGGTGCTGAAGGTCCTATAATTCCGCCAATAAGAAGTTGCTGAAAATCATTAATAAAATAAATATCAGTGTCCTTGTAAAACTCTAATAATTTTTGAGCTGACAACCAATTATAAGTTGCATAAGCAATATAATCATCTGGCTGAATTTCATATTTAGATAATCCATGTGCCTCATTATAAATTCCCTCTTTAAATCTAGTATAACCTTGT
It encodes the following:
- a CDS encoding glycosyltransferase family 4 protein, with product MFSVAINTQTPPIRFRYTYRDLVDKYGFLSFPIDVSLLDPSDYYISVGGVAKMMLALSKKFSKTRWVSLGPGYPPEVKYKDLNIYFVDLNPKDLQGYTRFKEGIYNEAHGLSKYEIQPDDYIAYATYNWLSAQKLLEFYKDTDIYFINDFQQLLIGGIIGPSAPAVLWYHIPFVPEYLSHKMREFLIRTFEGFDGVIVSTKRDLEGMLRAGIKGRVKQVYPFIDPQEYRKASRQEVEKVKEKYGIKGDDKIVTVVARMDPMKSQDVAIQAMKYVNNAKLLLVGNGSFTSGALGTGKANVWAKKLQTLAEQVNVKDKVVFTGYVPDDELYAIYEASDVVLLPSNIEGFGLTVCEGWVYGKPAIVSSGAGISELIIDGGNGFVFKRGDYQDLADKLNTVLRDPEKYSLGKETLRKCSVDSSYDYLKEIFIDVMKDYGKI